From the genome of Thermogutta terrifontis, one region includes:
- the rplD gene encoding 50S ribosomal protein L4, with protein MVSIPVYNRNGEQVDVYEIDPAELAPKINKQLLHDAVVMYRANLRQGTAKCKNRSETEGSTRKLYRQKGTGRARAGMRRTPIRRGGGRAHPKRPQDWSYRLPKKALRLATRMALAARIADNEVVLIDELKFEQPKTKEAATILKNLGLQDQRVLVTLENYDVTAYKSLRNIDKVDTLPVSDLNAYVILRPKKVLMTRAALDMFRAKAVGTAS; from the coding sequence ATGGTGAGCATTCCCGTATATAACCGGAACGGCGAGCAGGTCGACGTGTACGAGATCGACCCGGCGGAACTTGCGCCCAAGATCAACAAGCAGCTTCTGCACGACGCGGTCGTCATGTACCGAGCGAATTTGCGGCAGGGAACCGCCAAGTGCAAGAACCGATCGGAAACGGAGGGCTCCACCCGAAAGTTGTACCGGCAGAAGGGTACCGGTCGGGCGCGGGCCGGTATGCGTCGGACGCCGATTCGACGCGGTGGTGGTCGCGCACACCCGAAGCGCCCGCAGGACTGGTCTTATCGCCTGCCCAAAAAGGCGCTTCGGCTTGCCACCAGAATGGCGCTCGCGGCGCGAATTGCTGACAATGAGGTGGTGCTCATCGACGAACTGAAATTCGAACAGCCAAAAACCAAGGAAGCTGCCACCATTTTGAAGAACCTGGGCCTGCAGGACCAGCGGGTGTTGGTGACGCTCGAGAACTACGACGTCACGGCCTATAAGAGCCTCCGGAATATTGACAAAGTGGACACGCTGCCGGTGTCCGATTTGAACGCATACGTGATTCTTCGGCCGAAGAAGGTCCTGATGACGCGAGCGGCCCTCGACATGTTCCGCGCAAAGGCAGTGGGAACGGCCAGCTAG
- the rplW gene encoding 50S ribosomal protein L23: MLRNTPKPEFSGLEPHQVIFRPLITEKNHHKAERYNQYAFEVNPLATKADIKRAVEELFNVKVLWVNVQNRRGKPRRVRWRIGYTKAWKKAIVKLHPEYRINLY, translated from the coding sequence ATGTTGAGGAATACACCCAAGCCAGAGTTCAGCGGCCTTGAGCCTCACCAGGTGATCTTCCGGCCGCTGATCACCGAGAAGAACCACCACAAGGCAGAGCGATACAATCAATACGCCTTCGAGGTCAATCCGCTGGCCACGAAGGCGGATATCAAACGTGCGGTGGAAGAATTGTTCAATGTGAAGGTTCTCTGGGTAAACGTGCAGAATCGCCGGGGAAAGCCGCGGCGGGTGCGCTGGCGGATTGGGTACACCAAAGCCTGGAAAAAGGCGATCGTGAAACTCCATCCAGAATACAGGATCAATCTGTACTGA
- the rplB gene encoding 50S ribosomal protein L2, translating to MGIRAYKPTSPGRRGATVSDFSELTPGAEPEKSLLVPLKKKGGRNNQGIITCRHRGGGHKRMYRLIDFKRNKDGIPAKVDSIQYDPNRSARIALLVYADGEKRYIIAPDGLKPGDTVMSGPGAPPNIGNCLPLSEIPLGMQVHNIELIPGKGGVMCRAAGCSATLVARDANWAQLTLPSGEIRRVPAACRATIGAVSNPDHEGIVLGKAGRKRWLGRRPHVRGTAMNPIDHPHGGGEGRSKGGRHPCSPTGKLAKGGYTRKRGKPSNKAIVRRRRSVRYGQLPIR from the coding sequence ATGGGAATTCGAGCCTACAAGCCGACATCGCCGGGCCGACGGGGCGCGACGGTCAGCGATTTCTCCGAGCTGACGCCGGGCGCCGAGCCGGAAAAGAGCCTTCTTGTTCCCCTGAAAAAGAAAGGTGGCCGGAACAACCAGGGAATCATCACCTGTCGCCATCGTGGCGGCGGGCACAAGCGGATGTACCGCCTCATTGATTTCAAGCGGAACAAGGATGGTATCCCAGCGAAGGTTGATTCCATCCAGTATGATCCAAACCGCAGCGCGCGAATCGCGTTGCTTGTTTACGCGGACGGGGAAAAACGCTATATCATCGCGCCTGATGGGCTTAAACCCGGCGACACGGTAATGAGCGGCCCGGGGGCGCCTCCAAACATTGGGAATTGCCTGCCGCTTTCGGAAATTCCCCTGGGCATGCAGGTGCACAACATCGAGCTGATTCCGGGGAAAGGCGGCGTGATGTGTCGGGCCGCGGGGTGTTCCGCGACGCTGGTGGCACGGGATGCAAACTGGGCACAACTCACGCTGCCCAGCGGCGAGATCCGTCGGGTGCCCGCGGCATGCCGGGCGACAATCGGCGCGGTGAGCAACCCCGACCATGAGGGCATCGTGCTGGGTAAAGCAGGCCGCAAGCGTTGGCTGGGCAGACGGCCCCACGTCCGCGGTACCGCGATGAACCCCATCGATCACCCCCATGGTGGTGGTGAGGGGCGATCGAAGGGTGGTCGTCACCCATGCAGCCCCACTGGAAAGCTGGCCAAGGGCGGTTACACGCGGAAACGAGGCAAGCCTTCCAACAAGGCAATTGTTCGGCGGCGGCGGTCCGTGCGATACGGGCAGTTGCCGATTCGCTGA
- the rpsS gene encoding 30S ribosomal protein S19 — translation MGRSLKKGPYVDAKLAAKVEKLNAAGKKEPIKTWARACTIIPEFVGHTFLVHNGKTHVKVFVTEDMVGHRLGEFAPTRIFRGHGGRGKK, via the coding sequence ATGGGACGGTCACTTAAAAAAGGTCCATACGTCGATGCGAAGCTCGCCGCGAAGGTCGAAAAACTGAATGCGGCGGGCAAGAAGGAACCTATCAAGACCTGGGCAAGAGCCTGCACGATCATTCCCGAGTTCGTCGGCCATACGTTTCTGGTTCACAACGGCAAGACGCACGTCAAGGTGTTTGTGACCGAGGATATGGTGGGACATCGGCTGGGTGAGTTCGCCCCCACCCGAATCTTCCGCGGTCATGGTGGACGTGGCAAGAAATGA
- the rplV gene encoding 50S ribosomal protein L22, translated as MQARYIPSEYRALYRYARISPRKARLVVDVVRNKQVDEALAILSTMPHRAARMVEKVIASALANAIDQQEPDPKKLHVVKIWVDEGPRLKRLRPISRGMATIIQRRMCHIGVHLGYPERG; from the coding sequence ATGCAAGCGAGATACATTCCGTCGGAATATCGGGCGCTTTATCGATATGCGCGGATCAGTCCCCGCAAGGCGCGGCTGGTGGTGGATGTGGTCCGCAATAAGCAAGTCGATGAGGCGCTGGCCATTTTAAGCACGATGCCGCACCGTGCGGCACGGATGGTGGAAAAGGTCATCGCAAGTGCTCTGGCGAACGCAATCGATCAGCAGGAGCCCGATCCGAAGAAACTCCACGTGGTGAAAATTTGGGTGGACGAAGGCCCGCGTTTGAAGCGGCTCCGTCCAATTTCACGGGGAATGGCGACGATCATTCAGCGGCGCATGTGTCACATCGGTGTGCACCTCGGTTATCCAGAGCGTGGCTGA
- the rpsC gene encoding 30S ribosomal protein S3, with the protein MGQKVNPIGFRTGIFLDWKSRWIAPKREFADLLLEDYKIRQYILNRREPSPERGGRGERRAYPMISKIEIERTRDEVRVIIFTARPGVLIGAKGGRIEQLQQELQELTGRRINLTIEEITRPELVAQLVAESIAEELERRVSFRRAMKKAMDAAMAQGAKGIKVQLSGRLGGAEMSRREKQIMGSVPLSTLRANIDYGFAEATIPQGQIGVQVWIYLGMFSEDDSHGLDAKTGQTSKKSKRAYKG; encoded by the coding sequence ATGGGTCAAAAGGTAAACCCGATCGGCTTTCGAACAGGCATCTTCCTTGACTGGAAGAGCCGGTGGATCGCCCCCAAGCGAGAGTTTGCGGATCTTTTGCTGGAGGACTACAAGATCCGACAGTATATCCTCAACCGGCGGGAGCCCTCCCCCGAGCGCGGCGGTCGGGGCGAACGCCGGGCATACCCGATGATCTCTAAAATCGAGATCGAGCGAACGCGGGATGAGGTTCGGGTGATCATCTTCACGGCTCGGCCAGGGGTGCTGATTGGCGCGAAGGGCGGCCGGATCGAGCAACTCCAGCAGGAGCTTCAGGAGTTGACCGGGCGGCGGATCAACCTCACGATCGAGGAGATCACACGGCCGGAGTTGGTCGCACAACTGGTGGCTGAATCCATCGCCGAGGAGCTGGAACGTCGGGTGAGTTTCCGCAGGGCCATGAAAAAGGCGATGGACGCAGCCATGGCCCAGGGGGCGAAAGGAATCAAGGTGCAGCTTTCCGGACGCTTGGGCGGTGCTGAAATGTCCCGTCGGGAGAAGCAGATTATGGGTTCGGTGCCGCTCTCCACGCTCCGGGCAAATATCGACTACGGTTTCGCCGAGGCCACCATTCCGCAGGGCCAGATCGGCGTTCAGGTGTGGATATATTTGGGCATGTTTAGCGAGGACGACAGCCATGGCCTTGATGCCAAAACGGGTCAAACATCGAAAAAGTCAAAGAGGGCGTATAAGGGGTAA
- the rplP gene encoding 50S ribosomal protein L16, with the protein MALMPKRVKHRKSQRGRIRGKATRGNRVVFGEYGLQAVQGGWIPAATIEAGRIAAQQYLRAGGRLYIRIFPHKPITSIPLETRMGKGKGEPEYWAAVVKPGTILFELGGVSEDAARLCFARLAHKMPVKVRFVRRQMM; encoded by the coding sequence ATGGCCTTGATGCCAAAACGGGTCAAACATCGAAAAAGTCAAAGAGGGCGTATAAGGGGTAAGGCCACTCGCGGAAACCGTGTGGTCTTCGGCGAGTACGGATTGCAGGCGGTTCAGGGTGGCTGGATTCCCGCGGCCACGATTGAGGCCGGACGTATTGCAGCCCAGCAGTATTTGCGGGCGGGGGGTCGGCTGTACATCCGCATCTTCCCCCACAAGCCCATCACGTCTATCCCGCTGGAAACCCGCATGGGAAAAGGGAAGGGGGAGCCGGAGTACTGGGCGGCCGTGGTGAAGCCCGGCACGATTTTGTTCGAGCTGGGCGGCGTCTCGGAAGACGCGGCACGTCTGTGCTTCGCGCGGTTGGCCCACAAAATGCCGGTGAAGGTGCGATTCGTCCGTCGGCAGATGATGTGA
- the rpmC gene encoding 50S ribosomal protein L29, with product MKARELREMSTEQLEALLRETSEALFRLRIQKQTERLASPMEPRMKRRLIARIKTILNERARAEAQKQGA from the coding sequence ATGAAGGCGCGAGAGTTGCGCGAAATGAGTACCGAACAACTGGAGGCCCTCCTCCGAGAAACCTCGGAGGCGCTGTTCAGGCTCAGAATCCAAAAGCAGACCGAGCGCCTGGCGTCTCCGATGGAGCCCCGCATGAAACGCCGTCTCATTGCGAGGATCAAAACCATTCTCAATGAGCGAGCCCGGGCGGAGGCGCAGAAGCAGGGGGCTTGA
- the rpsQ gene encoding 30S ribosomal protein S17, which yields MPRRREIGIVTKANVPKMRRVEIIRLVQHPRYKKYIKHRTICYVHDENDESRVGDQVEIMESRPLSRLKRWRLVRVVARGRAELIEKRKEVEVELQAVSRGETGENEAQAGEASQPPSG from the coding sequence ATGCCGAGACGACGCGAGATCGGAATCGTTACAAAAGCCAATGTCCCGAAGATGAGGCGGGTGGAGATCATCCGTCTCGTCCAGCACCCACGTTACAAAAAGTATATCAAGCACCGCACGATTTGCTACGTACACGATGAGAACGACGAGTCTCGGGTGGGAGACCAGGTGGAAATTATGGAGTCCCGTCCGCTGTCCCGTCTGAAGCGGTGGCGGCTGGTGCGGGTGGTGGCTCGGGGGCGGGCGGAATTGATCGAAAAGCGGAAAGAGGTCGAGGTCGAGCTCCAGGCGGTGAGCAGGGGAGAGACAGGGGAAAACGAAGCTCAGGCCGGCGAAGCTTCCCAGCCGCCCAGCGGGTGA
- the rplN gene encoding 50S ribosomal protein L14: MIQMQTRLDVADNTGVKELMCIKVLGGSRRRYATLGDIVVCSVKGVIPGSTFQKGAVVRAVIVRTRKPKRRPDGSYVRFDSNAAVIVDNEGNPRGTRIFGAVARELREKNFMKIVSLAAEVV; this comes from the coding sequence ATGATTCAGATGCAAACCCGGCTCGATGTAGCCGATAACACGGGCGTCAAGGAGTTAATGTGCATCAAAGTCCTGGGAGGAAGCCGGCGTCGCTATGCGACGTTAGGTGACATCGTGGTGTGCAGTGTGAAGGGGGTGATTCCCGGCAGCACGTTCCAGAAAGGGGCGGTGGTGCGGGCCGTGATTGTTCGCACCCGAAAGCCGAAACGCCGTCCCGACGGGAGCTATGTGCGGTTCGACAGCAATGCCGCGGTGATCGTCGATAATGAAGGAAATCCGAGGGGGACACGTATTTTCGGGGCGGTAGCAAGGGAACTGCGGGAAAAGAACTTCATGAAGATCGTGAGCCTCGCGGCCGAGGTGGTGTGA
- the rplX gene encoding 50S ribosomal protein L24, with protein sequence MRIRVDDIVEVISGDDKGVRGRVLRVDRKEGRVVVEGVNVVLKHVRPSRQARQGGRLSKERPIQMSNVMLVCPSCDRATRVGARFLPDGSKVRYCKKCNANIGVISPPRKRVTQKA encoded by the coding sequence ATGCGAATCCGAGTCGATGACATCGTCGAAGTGATTTCCGGAGACGATAAGGGCGTTCGCGGTCGCGTCCTCCGCGTGGACCGCAAAGAGGGTCGCGTGGTGGTCGAAGGCGTGAACGTGGTCCTCAAGCACGTTCGCCCGTCGCGACAGGCCCGGCAGGGTGGTCGTCTTTCGAAGGAACGACCGATCCAGATGTCCAACGTGATGCTGGTATGCCCGTCGTGCGATCGGGCGACGCGGGTGGGGGCTCGATTTCTGCCGGATGGGTCCAAGGTCCGGTATTGCAAGAAGTGCAACGCGAACATTGGAGTTATCTCGCCCCCACGGAAGCGTGTGACGCAAAAGGCTTGA
- the rplE gene encoding 50S ribosomal protein L5 has translation MEPRLLEKYRKEVIPALQKKLGRKNILSLPRLEKIVINMGVGEAKKEKKYLDEAVDALTQIAGQKAVVTRAKKSVAGFQVRQGMAIGCKVTLRGRRMYEFLDRLISIALPRVRDFRGLNPRSFDGRGNYTLGLSEQMVFPELNPDKYSRTQGMDICIVTTAKNDDEARELLRLLGMPFRSE, from the coding sequence ATGGAACCGCGGTTGCTGGAAAAATATCGGAAAGAGGTCATACCGGCCCTCCAGAAAAAGCTGGGCCGGAAGAATATCCTCTCGCTTCCCCGCCTCGAAAAGATCGTGATCAACATGGGGGTGGGAGAAGCTAAGAAGGAAAAGAAGTACCTCGACGAGGCCGTGGATGCACTCACCCAGATTGCCGGTCAGAAGGCCGTCGTCACCCGTGCCAAAAAATCCGTGGCCGGCTTTCAGGTTCGCCAGGGAATGGCCATCGGGTGCAAGGTAACCCTGCGTGGGCGGAGGATGTATGAGTTCCTCGATCGGCTCATTTCTATCGCCCTACCGCGGGTTCGCGACTTTCGGGGGCTCAATCCACGCTCGTTTGACGGGCGGGGGAATTATACCCTTGGGTTGAGCGAGCAAATGGTTTTTCCGGAATTGAATCCGGATAAGTATTCCCGAACCCAGGGGATGGACATTTGCATCGTGACCACAGCGAAAAATGATGATGAAGCGCGAGAGTTGCTTCGCCTTCTGGGGATGCCGTTCAGAAGCGAGTAA
- a CDS encoding type Z 30S ribosomal protein S14, producing MASKSKIAKFHKKPKFSTRFRNRCRICGRPRGFYRRFGLCRICIRKLADQGMIPGLMKASW from the coding sequence ATGGCGAGTAAATCCAAAATTGCAAAATTCCACAAAAAGCCCAAATTCAGCACGCGGTTTCGGAACCGGTGCCGGATTTGCGGAAGACCTCGAGGCTTCTATCGCCGATTCGGCCTGTGCCGGATTTGTATCCGCAAGCTGGCTGATCAGGGGATGATTCCTGGTTTGATGAAGGCGAGCTGGTAA
- the rpsH gene encoding 30S ribosomal protein S8, whose protein sequence is MMTDPIADMLTRIRNAIRVERPHVDVPASRLKRGLADVLKREGYIWDWEEIPGQPRATLRLYLKYGPNGEQVIRHIRRISKPGRRIYSRAADLKPVLNGLGIFILSTSRGILSDREARTRNVGGEILCEVW, encoded by the coding sequence ATGATGACCGACCCAATCGCCGATATGCTGACCCGGATTCGTAATGCGATCCGCGTGGAGCGGCCCCATGTCGATGTGCCGGCGTCCCGGCTTAAGCGCGGACTCGCTGACGTGTTGAAACGAGAAGGGTACATCTGGGACTGGGAAGAAATTCCGGGACAGCCTCGTGCCACGTTGCGGTTGTATCTGAAGTACGGTCCGAACGGCGAACAGGTCATTCGTCACATACGTCGGATCAGCAAACCTGGGCGGAGGATTTACAGCCGGGCGGCCGACCTGAAGCCCGTGCTCAACGGATTGGGAATTTTCATTCTCAGCACCAGTCGCGGGATCCTTAGCGACCGGGAAGCGCGGACGCGGAATGTCGGGGGCGAGATCCTGTGCGAAGTGTGGTGA
- the rplF gene encoding 50S ribosomal protein L6, with amino-acid sequence MSRIGKRPVPIPQGVKVTVEGRLITVEGPKGRLQWEHRPEVQVTVQQQPHQVVVQRVQETRLARALHGLTRALINNMIVGVTQGYEKRLEIVGVGYLAAVQGRTLQLRVGYANELQVPIPDGLEVTCPDQQHIVIRGIDKQKVGNFAASVRALRKPDPYKGKGIRYQGEHIRMKEGKVSAK; translated from the coding sequence ATGTCGCGAATAGGAAAACGTCCGGTACCGATTCCTCAAGGCGTTAAAGTAACCGTGGAGGGACGGCTCATCACGGTGGAGGGGCCCAAGGGGCGACTCCAGTGGGAGCATCGTCCGGAAGTCCAGGTCACTGTGCAGCAACAGCCGCACCAGGTTGTGGTGCAGCGGGTGCAGGAGACACGGCTGGCCCGGGCATTGCATGGGCTGACTCGGGCCCTGATCAATAACATGATTGTTGGCGTAACCCAGGGCTACGAAAAGCGCCTGGAGATCGTAGGCGTCGGTTACCTCGCGGCGGTGCAGGGGCGGACGCTGCAGCTTCGCGTGGGATACGCAAACGAGCTGCAGGTGCCGATTCCCGACGGGCTCGAAGTGACCTGCCCCGATCAGCAGCACATCGTGATTCGGGGAATTGATAAACAGAAAGTCGGCAACTTCGCGGCATCAGTCCGTGCTTTGCGCAAGCCCGATCCTTACAAAGGCAAAGGCATTCGGTATCAGGGCGAGCACATCCGCATGAAGGAAGGAAAGGTGTCGGCGAAGTAG
- the rpsE gene encoding 30S ribosomal protein S5, with protein sequence MATDLEPIRGQLIEKVLSVRRCAAVVKGGRRFSFTALVVVGDGMGKVGWGYGKANEVPPAVAKAIKDGMRRMKPVTVIDGTIPHKVWGEFGAAKVVLIPAGPGTGVIAGAAVRAVCEAAGIKNILTKSYGNTNPINLVKATMNALEQLRSRAEVERLRGTSLA encoded by the coding sequence ATGGCAACAGACCTTGAACCGATCCGTGGCCAACTGATCGAAAAAGTCCTCAGCGTCCGCCGGTGCGCGGCCGTCGTTAAGGGGGGACGCCGGTTCAGCTTTACCGCGCTGGTGGTCGTTGGTGACGGCATGGGCAAAGTAGGCTGGGGGTACGGAAAAGCGAATGAGGTCCCACCGGCCGTTGCCAAGGCGATCAAAGACGGAATGCGGCGGATGAAGCCGGTTACCGTTATCGATGGCACGATTCCCCACAAGGTGTGGGGAGAATTCGGAGCCGCCAAGGTCGTGCTCATCCCGGCAGGACCGGGAACGGGCGTCATTGCGGGTGCGGCGGTGCGGGCGGTCTGCGAGGCGGCCGGGATCAAAAACATCCTGACCAAAAGCTACGGAAATACCAACCCCATCAACCTGGTGAAAGCCACGATGAACGCCCTCGAACAGTTGCGATCGAGGGCTGAGGTTGAACGATTGAGAGGGACATCACTGGCATGA
- the rplO gene encoding 50S ribosomal protein L15 has translation MNIDQVNRGIVKHKARKRVGRGPSSGHGKTCGRGHKGARSRSGWRQKAGFEGGQMPLIRRVPKRGFNNARFAPRIAEVNVEVLEKLFADGSEVNPEVLKERGVIKGAFDEVKILGDGELTKKLVVAAHRFSRSAKEKIEKAGGQAVVLPGKTPVEEKKKQKKAATT, from the coding sequence ATGAATATTGATCAGGTCAACCGAGGTATCGTAAAACATAAAGCGCGAAAGAGAGTCGGCCGGGGACCCAGCTCGGGACACGGAAAGACCTGCGGTCGTGGGCATAAGGGTGCACGGTCCCGGAGCGGTTGGCGTCAGAAGGCCGGCTTTGAAGGCGGTCAGATGCCCCTTATCCGTCGCGTGCCTAAGCGGGGCTTCAATAACGCGCGATTCGCACCCCGGATTGCCGAGGTCAATGTGGAGGTCCTTGAGAAGCTGTTTGCCGATGGGAGCGAGGTGAACCCCGAGGTCCTCAAGGAGCGGGGGGTGATCAAAGGGGCGTTTGACGAGGTGAAGATTCTCGGCGATGGCGAGCTCACCAAGAAGCTCGTCGTTGCAGCCCATCGGTTCAGCCGCTCGGCGAAAGAAAAGATTGAAAAGGCCGGTGGTCAGGCGGTGGTTCTGCCGGGTAAAACACCCGTGGAGGAAAAAAAGAAACAGAAGAAGGCGGCCACGACCTGA
- the secY gene encoding preprotein translocase subunit SecY — MWEKIRIIFTIRELRQKILLTLLLLAIYRIGEQIPVPGVNTERMTAIFRSEAAGGFRDLLDQITVFAASRLDQATIFGLGIMPYISASIIFQLLASVYPPLEKLKKEGPAGYKKINEYTRYATVGICIIQSWMYVAWLSAQGFVRPEYTYGEGQGVYFSWFLMAVITMTAGTTFLMWLGEQIDEYGVGNGISLLIMAGILARMIPALYQELRPVFDEGLELSSTGGKLGFDTLAVLFVLFVSVVAGVVYMTRAQRRILTQSAKHVRGRRVYGGARDYLPLLVNQAGVMPIIFASSLLLFPLTFFQTLAHWYPGSAWIAALANVFHRGDGFWYNAMYIGLIYFFCYFWTAITFNPNEIAEQLKDNGSIIMGYRPGRRTAEYLEKVMVRITYVGAGFLAAVAIIPTIVADWLGVNYQIAQFYGGTSLLIAVSVAFDLVQKIDSHIVMRNYKGLLE, encoded by the coding sequence ATGTGGGAAAAAATTCGCATTATCTTCACGATCCGTGAACTTCGTCAGAAGATCCTGCTAACGCTTCTCCTTCTGGCGATTTACCGTATCGGTGAGCAAATTCCCGTGCCGGGCGTCAATACCGAGCGGATGACAGCCATTTTCCGCAGCGAGGCCGCCGGTGGGTTCCGCGACCTCCTGGATCAGATCACCGTGTTCGCGGCCAGCCGCCTGGACCAGGCCACCATCTTCGGCCTGGGAATCATGCCCTATATCTCGGCATCGATCATCTTCCAGCTTCTCGCCAGTGTTTATCCGCCCCTCGAAAAGCTGAAGAAGGAGGGGCCGGCGGGCTATAAGAAGATCAACGAGTACACGCGCTACGCCACTGTGGGAATTTGCATCATCCAGAGCTGGATGTATGTGGCCTGGCTAAGCGCCCAGGGATTCGTGCGCCCGGAGTATACCTACGGCGAAGGACAGGGCGTTTACTTCTCCTGGTTCCTCATGGCCGTCATTACGATGACGGCGGGGACCACCTTCCTTATGTGGCTGGGGGAGCAGATCGATGAGTACGGCGTGGGTAATGGGATTAGCCTCCTTATCATGGCGGGAATTTTGGCCCGGATGATCCCGGCCTTGTATCAGGAGCTGCGGCCAGTTTTCGACGAGGGGCTTGAGCTAAGCAGCACTGGCGGCAAACTCGGGTTCGACACCCTGGCTGTGCTGTTTGTCCTCTTCGTCTCGGTTGTGGCGGGAGTCGTCTATATGACCCGCGCGCAGCGGCGGATCCTCACGCAGAGTGCGAAGCACGTGCGAGGTCGCCGTGTGTACGGGGGAGCTCGGGATTATCTGCCGCTCCTTGTCAATCAGGCGGGTGTGATGCCGATCATCTTTGCCAGCAGTCTCCTGCTGTTCCCGCTGACGTTTTTCCAGACGCTTGCCCATTGGTATCCCGGATCGGCGTGGATCGCCGCCCTCGCTAATGTCTTTCACCGTGGGGACGGTTTCTGGTACAACGCGATGTACATCGGGTTGATTTACTTCTTCTGCTACTTCTGGACTGCGATCACTTTCAACCCCAATGAGATTGCCGAGCAGCTCAAGGACAACGGAAGCATTATCATGGGCTATCGGCCGGGGCGTCGCACTGCGGAATATCTCGAAAAGGTGATGGTGCGAATCACCTATGTGGGGGCGGGCTTTCTCGCGGCGGTGGCGATTATCCCGACGATCGTCGCGGACTGGCTGGGAGTCAACTATCAGATCGCTCAGTTCTACGGCGGCACGAGCCTTCTCATCGCGGTGAGCGTCGCCTTCGATCTGGTGCAGAAAATCGATAGCCACATCGTGATGAGAAACTACAAGGGCTTGCTAGAGTAA
- a CDS encoding adenylate kinase yields MRIVFIGPPGAGKGTQAQKIVERYMIAHLSTGDMLRAARDAKTPLGLKADEFMSRGELVPDDIIIDLIRERLQSPDCRRGYLLDGFPRTIAQAEALDAMLASQNTPLDVVLELQVPEDELFRRLAGRGRADDKPEVIRQRLVAYRTQTEPLLDYYRRKNLLRSVDGVGTVDEIFERIRAILDEFAGA; encoded by the coding sequence ATGAGAATCGTATTCATTGGGCCTCCGGGAGCGGGAAAAGGGACCCAGGCGCAGAAAATTGTCGAACGGTACATGATCGCGCATTTGTCCACGGGTGACATGCTCCGTGCGGCCCGGGACGCTAAGACGCCCCTCGGGCTGAAGGCCGACGAATTTATGTCGCGGGGGGAATTGGTCCCCGACGACATCATCATTGACCTGATTCGGGAGCGTCTGCAATCACCGGACTGCCGCCGCGGTTATTTACTGGATGGGTTTCCCCGGACGATCGCGCAGGCGGAGGCGCTCGACGCGATGCTGGCTTCCCAGAATACCCCGCTCGATGTGGTGCTGGAATTGCAGGTTCCGGAGGATGAGTTATTCAGGCGTTTGGCCGGACGAGGTCGGGCGGACGATAAACCGGAAGTCATTCGCCAGCGACTCGTGGCATATCGAACGCAGACAGAGCCCCTGCTGGATTACTACCGCCGAAAAAACTTGCTCCGCAGCGTCGATGGGGTGGGGACGGTGGATGAGATTTTCGAGCGTATTCGTGCCATCCTCGACGAGTTTGCCGGGGCGTAA